The following proteins come from a genomic window of bacterium:
- a CDS encoding LemA family protein, with the protein MALISIMFFVLLLVIVLMFIGIYNSLVKLRNRVKNAWSQIDVQLKRRYDLIPNLVETAKGYLKHEREVLENVTKARTQAIQADKGVADQAKAENFLTQTLRSLFAVVENYPDLKANQNMLALQEELTSTENKISFARQHYNDSVMVFNTKIEMFPSNVVASILSFKQQEFFEVESEEEKKPVNVKF; encoded by the coding sequence ATGGCCTTAATTTCAATAATGTTTTTTGTGCTGCTGCTGGTTATAGTGCTGATGTTTATCGGTATATATAATTCACTGGTGAAGCTCAGGAACAGGGTAAAAAATGCATGGAGCCAGATCGATGTGCAGCTGAAAAGGCGCTATGATCTTATCCCTAATCTTGTAGAGACAGCCAAAGGATATCTGAAGCATGAAAGGGAAGTGCTTGAAAATGTCACAAAAGCGCGCACACAGGCTATACAGGCGGATAAAGGGGTTGCTGACCAGGCCAAAGCCGAAAATTTCCTGACCCAGACACTCCGCTCCCTTTTTGCGGTTGTCGAAAATTATCCGGACCTTAAAGCCAACCAGAATATGCTTGCCTTGCAGGAAGAATTAACTTCAACGGAGAATAAGATTTCTTTTGCAAGACAGCATTATAATGACAGTGTTATGGTGTTTAACACCAAGATAGAGATGTTTCCGTCCAATGTAGTCGCATCCATACTGAGTTTTAAGCAGCAGGAATTTTTTGAAGTTGAGAGCGAAGAAGAGAAAAAACCTGTTAATGTGAAATTCTGA
- a CDS encoding class II fructose-1,6-bisphosphate aldolase — protein MSSYKDLGLVNTRDIFKKAVKGGYAIPAYNFNNMEQLQAIVTACLETQSPVILQVSSGARKYADQTLLRYMAQGAVEMMKEMAKEKNLKEIPIALHLDHGDTFELCKSCIETGFSSVMIDGSHHTYEENVALTKKVVDFAHKYDVTVEGELGMLAGIEDDVKAEKSTYTKPEEVIDFVSRTGVDSLAISIGTSHGANKFKPEQCVRNKDGILLPPELRFDILEEIEKKLPGFPIVLHGSSSVPIEAVKMINENGGKLKDTIGIPEEQLRKAAKSAVCKINIDSDGRLWMTGTVRKVFAEKPAEFDPRKYLGPARDSLIKMYKHKNEHVLGSAGKA, from the coding sequence ATGTCTAGTTACAAAGACCTGGGACTTGTCAACACGCGCGACATCTTTAAAAAGGCCGTAAAAGGCGGATATGCGATACCTGCCTATAATTTTAACAATATGGAGCAGCTTCAGGCAATAGTCACTGCCTGCCTTGAAACCCAGTCGCCGGTTATACTGCAGGTATCAAGCGGGGCCAGGAAATACGCCGATCAGACCCTTTTAAGGTATATGGCGCAGGGCGCGGTAGAAATGATGAAGGAAATGGCAAAAGAAAAAAACCTCAAAGAAATTCCGATTGCGCTTCACCTTGACCACGGCGATACCTTTGAGCTCTGTAAATCATGTATCGAAACCGGGTTCTCGTCCGTGATGATAGACGGTTCTCATCATACCTACGAAGAAAACGTGGCTCTTACAAAGAAAGTAGTTGATTTTGCCCACAAATACGACGTTACGGTCGAAGGGGAGCTTGGTATGCTCGCCGGGATAGAAGATGATGTTAAAGCGGAAAAATCCACATATACAAAACCGGAAGAAGTAATAGATTTCGTATCAAGGACAGGGGTTGATTCACTTGCCATCTCAATAGGGACATCACACGGCGCCAATAAATTCAAACCTGAACAATGCGTAAGAAATAAAGACGGAATACTGCTTCCCCCCGAGCTGAGATTTGACATCCTTGAAGAAATAGAGAAGAAACTTCCCGGATTTCCCATCGTCCTCCACGGCTCTTCTTCAGTTCCCATCGAAGCCGTTAAAATGATAAATGAGAACGGCGGCAAACTCAAAGACACAATAGGTATTCCTGAAGAACAGTTAAGAAAAGCGGCGAAATCCGCCGTATGCAAAATCAATATCGATTCCGACGGAAGGCTGTGGATGACAGGAACCGTAAGAAAGGTTTTTGCCGAAAAACCCGCAGAATTCGACCCCAGAAAATACCTTGGTCCCGCAAGAGATTCCCTTATCAAAATGTACAAACACAAAAACGAACATGTCCTGGGTTCAGCGGGAAAAGCGTAA
- a CDS encoding RNA-binding protein: MKIYVGNLSYEATEEDLRSAFEPFGQVDSATIINDKYSGRSKGFGFVEMGSQSEAQAAIDGLNGKDLKGRALNVNEARPRPDRPRGAGGRDSSRHGSGKPRHGRGDRGGNRRF; encoded by the coding sequence ATGAAGATTTACGTAGGGAATTTGTCGTATGAGGCAACTGAAGAAGACTTGCGTTCTGCTTTTGAACCGTTTGGGCAGGTTGATTCAGCCACTATAATAAATGATAAATATAGTGGAAGATCAAAAGGATTCGGGTTTGTAGAAATGGGTTCGCAAAGTGAAGCGCAGGCGGCGATTGACGGGTTAAACGGCAAAGACTTAAAGGGAAGAGCGCTTAATGTTAATGAAGCCCGTCCTCGTCCTGACAGGCCGCGCGGCGCCGGCGGCAGGGATAGCAGCAGGCACGGAAGCGGGAAACCGAGACATGGCAGAGGGGATAGGGGCGGCAATCGCCGTTTCTAA
- a CDS encoding DUF4870 domain-containing protein, with protein sequence MFCHLSALSCYIGIPFGNIIGPLVIWLIKKDEMPFVSEQGKEALNFQISMTIYAIVSFFLIFAVVGFFLLFAIAIINLIFVISAAVTASKGESYRYPLAIRFLK encoded by the coding sequence ATGTTCTGCCATTTAAGCGCCTTGAGCTGTTATATAGGTATACCGTTCGGCAATATAATAGGCCCACTTGTCATATGGCTTATTAAAAAAGATGAAATGCCCTTTGTCAGCGAGCAGGGAAAAGAAGCGCTTAATTTCCAGATTTCGATGACAATATACGCAATTGTTTCGTTTTTCCTCATTTTTGCCGTTGTCGGATTCTTTCTTTTATTTGCCATAGCTATTATCAACCTCATATTTGTCATATCCGCGGCGGTTACAGCGTCCAAAGGCGAAAGTTACAGATATCCCCTGGCAATCAGGTTTTTAAAGTAG
- a CDS encoding biotin transporter BioY, giving the protein MDHLQAKNNVYGLLADTRLVMISGAVLFAFLTALGSFVKVPLPFSPVPVTLQTFFVLLSGALLGRKFGFISQALFVGMGVAGMPIFAVPGGIFGPTGGYLLSWLIIPVFCATLISKMPKTFISFCGVFFLCSIVILVLGSLYLSFYMNIGLLKAFSLGFLPFAAGDFLKSIAAAGIVSLVFKKD; this is encoded by the coding sequence GTGGACCATCTGCAGGCGAAAAATAACGTATATGGTTTGCTGGCGGATACCAGATTGGTAATGATAAGCGGCGCGGTTTTATTCGCTTTTCTTACCGCGCTGGGTTCCTTTGTGAAGGTGCCCCTGCCTTTTTCGCCCGTTCCTGTTACTTTGCAGACTTTCTTTGTCCTTCTTTCAGGCGCTTTGCTCGGGAGAAAATTCGGATTTATCTCGCAGGCGCTGTTCGTAGGCATGGGTGTTGCCGGCATGCCGATTTTTGCCGTTCCGGGAGGCATTTTCGGACCTACTGGGGGATATCTCCTTTCATGGTTAATTATTCCTGTTTTTTGCGCGACGCTGATTAGTAAAATGCCGAAAACTTTTATCAGCTTCTGCGGCGTGTTTTTTCTCTGTTCCATTGTCATTCTTGTTTTAGGAAGCCTTTACCTGTCTTTTTATATGAACATAGGCCTTCTAAAAGCTTTTTCGCTTGGTTTTTTGCCGTTCGCGGCGGGGGATTTTCTTAAATCAATTGCGGCGGCAGGTATTGTGTCATTGGTGTTTAAAAAGGATTGA
- a CDS encoding PilZ domain-containing protein, producing MTSAQSYLGRRRYIRIDTVLPVEFQFTDAASGEPLTDIRQGFTMDISKGGMCLVVRNLDKETVNLFEKTNCKILLHLDLIYRKTPIRVEGKIVASKQEKFSVPNEYVLHIAFTDIAQPDAAALVRYAMVRKHRMPIVIISLVIVGIALAFALWRGGRMDLLRRQAEEAYVTLKTEKTMIENKFNKSLSEKNNLESKIKEFTDKIGKMEKSIEDRELAEDSKNVIESQIEEVKVAKETMERELRKVLRKKEFYEKELNVLRDKFKSDDVKVTFKNSTTMVGKILSQSKDKIRLQIQYGVIDINKSEVDNYEFLTYEEKIAEEAKSGKLKAYTFNDNAVWVDLSWVDQSRDIGDIERLGGIFKKLGVKNIFVKVRRDVDWLWSPEKLTYVGSFIGEMKKVSGEFEFFAWVEARTEFNEEPNTDISEESDFSNIVNTAKSLCSEYAFDGVLLNLFPVPNGNENFVSLIKEIREKLPDKKTGVVTMELGSEGDIDVWDSEYYKEVSALSDFAVLPCYNAYFENTDIYIAWIEEQISAVSNISRCPVFIGVSTVKDSTDEHNAAVENMGNALVGIDTAIHNQDTDISKIKGVAVMSNWASTTEDWKSFSSLWAKKTFFLREKDN from the coding sequence ATGACAAGCGCGCAATCTTACCTCGGCAGAAGACGTTATATAAGGATTGACACCGTGCTTCCGGTCGAGTTCCAGTTTACGGACGCTGCTTCCGGTGAACCGCTGACGGATATAAGACAGGGTTTCACCATGGATATAAGCAAAGGAGGCATGTGTCTTGTCGTAAGGAACCTGGATAAAGAAACCGTTAACCTCTTTGAGAAAACTAATTGTAAAATCCTTCTTCACCTGGACTTGATTTACCGGAAAACCCCGATACGCGTTGAAGGTAAGATAGTCGCCTCAAAGCAGGAAAAGTTTTCGGTCCCGAACGAGTATGTGCTTCATATCGCGTTTACAGATATAGCACAACCTGACGCGGCGGCTCTTGTAAGATACGCGATGGTCAGAAAGCACAGAATGCCTATAGTAATTATATCTTTGGTTATTGTGGGAATAGCGCTGGCTTTTGCCTTATGGCGGGGCGGCAGGATGGATTTGCTGAGGCGCCAGGCGGAAGAGGCTTATGTAACGCTTAAAACCGAAAAAACCATGATAGAAAATAAATTCAATAAATCTTTATCGGAAAAAAACAATCTTGAATCAAAAATAAAAGAGTTTACGGACAAAATCGGCAAAATGGAAAAATCCATTGAGGACAGGGAACTGGCTGAGGATTCCAAGAATGTCATCGAGAGCCAGATTGAGGAAGTCAAAGTCGCAAAAGAAACAATGGAAAGGGAACTCAGGAAAGTCTTAAGAAAAAAAGAGTTCTATGAAAAAGAATTAAATGTGTTGAGGGATAAATTCAAGAGCGATGATGTAAAGGTTACATTCAAGAACAGCACCACTATGGTTGGAAAGATATTATCGCAGAGCAAAGATAAAATCCGGCTTCAGATTCAGTATGGGGTTATAGATATCAACAAATCGGAAGTCGATAATTATGAATTCCTGACATATGAGGAGAAAATAGCCGAAGAAGCAAAATCGGGAAAACTGAAGGCGTACACCTTTAACGATAATGCTGTCTGGGTGGACCTTTCATGGGTTGACCAGAGCCGGGATATCGGGGATATCGAGAGACTCGGCGGGATTTTTAAGAAACTGGGCGTTAAAAATATTTTCGTTAAAGTAAGAAGGGATGTTGACTGGCTGTGGTCGCCCGAGAAATTGACGTATGTCGGTTCATTCATAGGCGAGATGAAGAAAGTAAGCGGGGAATTTGAATTTTTTGCGTGGGTCGAAGCCAGAACTGAGTTTAATGAGGAACCCAATACAGACATTTCCGAAGAGTCGGATTTTAGTAATATTGTAAATACCGCAAAGTCTTTGTGTTCCGAGTATGCGTTTGACGGTGTTCTGCTGAATTTGTTTCCCGTTCCGAACGGAAACGAAAATTTTGTTTCTCTTATAAAGGAAATAAGAGAAAAACTTCCGGATAAAAAAACAGGAGTTGTAACAATGGAACTGGGCAGCGAAGGAGATATCGATGTATGGGATTCGGAATATTACAAAGAAGTCAGCGCGCTTTCTGATTTTGCCGTCTTGCCGTGTTATAACGCCTATTTTGAAAATACCGATATATATATAGCCTGGATCGAAGAGCAGATTTCAGCGGTGAGTAATATAAGCCGGTGTCCGGTATTCATAGGCGTGTCAACAGTAAAAGATTCAACGGATGAGCACAATGCCGCTGTTGAAAATATGGGTAATGCTCTGGTCGGCATCGATACGGCAATTCATAATCAGGACACCGATATATCAAAAATAAAGGGAGTTGCGGTAATGTCTAACTGGGCTTCCACAACCGAGGATTGGAAAAGCTTTTCTTCCCTGTGGGCGAAAAAAACATTTTTCCTCAGGGAAAAAGACAATTGA
- a CDS encoding glycoside hydrolase family 9 protein produces the protein MKRIMVVFLVLFLCIDTCAVSSLRRVGASKRERREPYPAREKKSEEKKDILAQDFDDGPQTIKKGCKEGVSFSVDSVKGRTGNAIKIQYDLNNPPAWCEIYLPLEIIPQKGGIFTFYMRGASGGNVLEFKLVDEDDTTFLTKVPLNDVSPDKWTQKRVEYDSLHYGWGGGNKTLEGKVRLGLAVSTGHGDKGYIEIDDLYYSQKLFTPELQLSQIGFHPEDKKSVIMRITGNIESGSFPRKIRISVISRETGKIELTKNIYKQDFDDWEGIYYKGDISSLAKEGIYTVSAVFRHGREIVKVDSYPFEIGKNVFAKNIGWTQWNFLKHLRCGEKCHFQDPVQGGYHDTLDDIGKRMWSHPHLVYGMANYSLYSPVQESKIEKGDFPDSIGALKYGTRFCIDITGEDGSVPWSGVSHNMSWDDYCSKILPLVDLSKDKYPRYRNNDKSNAATAFNIIALLNAARALEKHDKGLADEAVATAARNWEYLNKKSFATSFDMGCYIYASLEMYGYFDDEKYVAKIKDTAKKMLKLQFNNYAEVEDNICGDFYFDRRTKDFHFQYKMVNYNLGIYMALIELCKYLDIGDPLWWDVYYAAKVFTENYLLPMAAKTPYGQMAMGIEKESDGKWHVYYFAGDIDSARRAAAQTHGLNCDHFGYGLIAMKWGQYSNDVRFEVFADDQFQWVFGQNPLGICQISGVGGKQPVVMSAFKGKGPITGGIPNGIMDATGKQPEWWGEAASSGEYWLPHNSYCLALMPVLELDAEISGVISNNKKPVKEAVIQVYCDRKKITELKTDESGVFGPVILQPQKKYIFKVYAEGKNFEKEIDLISGDREHLAIDISRFIEIELELPAEIIEGKETEAVARVRNKGVLDQEVRANLFVEGAVLEGEKNNTLNIRAGSEEILNYKIKPSGRKPLLLRLQDMDDVNTYGEQLRIPLIDSKGEK, from the coding sequence ATGAAAAGGATTATGGTTGTTTTCCTTGTTCTTTTTTTATGTATTGATACTTGTGCGGTTTCCTCGCTAAGAAGGGTAGGCGCTTCCAAAAGAGAAAGAAGAGAGCCATACCCTGCCCGCGAAAAAAAATCCGAAGAAAAAAAGGATATTCTTGCCCAGGATTTTGATGACGGGCCGCAAACAATTAAAAAAGGATGCAAAGAAGGCGTCAGTTTCAGCGTCGATTCGGTTAAAGGCAGAACGGGCAATGCCATAAAAATCCAGTACGATTTGAATAATCCTCCCGCATGGTGCGAAATATATCTTCCCCTTGAAATAATCCCTCAAAAGGGGGGGATTTTCACTTTTTATATGAGAGGAGCCTCCGGCGGAAACGTCCTTGAGTTCAAGCTTGTTGACGAAGATGACACTACATTCCTTACAAAAGTTCCTTTAAACGATGTTTCTCCGGATAAATGGACTCAAAAAAGGGTTGAATATGATTCTCTTCATTACGGATGGGGCGGCGGCAATAAGACACTGGAAGGCAAGGTCAGGCTCGGATTAGCCGTGAGTACGGGTCACGGGGATAAAGGTTATATCGAAATAGATGACCTTTATTACAGCCAGAAGCTTTTTACTCCCGAACTGCAGTTAAGCCAGATAGGGTTTCATCCTGAAGATAAAAAGTCTGTCATTATGAGGATAACAGGAAATATTGAATCCGGAAGTTTTCCCAGAAAAATAAGAATCAGCGTAATCAGCAGGGAGACAGGCAAAATTGAATTGACAAAAAATATCTATAAACAGGATTTTGATGATTGGGAAGGAATTTATTATAAAGGGGATATATCAAGCCTTGCGAAAGAGGGCATTTATACCGTAAGCGCCGTTTTCAGGCACGGCAGAGAAATTGTGAAAGTCGATTCATATCCCTTTGAGATAGGCAAAAACGTGTTCGCGAAGAATATCGGGTGGACGCAGTGGAATTTCCTCAAACATCTGAGATGCGGCGAGAAATGCCATTTTCAGGATCCTGTCCAGGGCGGATACCATGACACGCTTGATGATATCGGAAAGAGGATGTGGTCCCATCCTCATCTTGTTTACGGGATGGCGAATTATTCGTTGTACAGCCCTGTTCAGGAAAGCAAAATAGAAAAAGGCGATTTCCCCGATTCCATCGGGGCTTTGAAATATGGCACAAGATTTTGTATTGATATCACGGGTGAAGACGGCAGTGTCCCGTGGAGCGGAGTGTCCCATAATATGAGCTGGGACGATTACTGTTCCAAAATCCTTCCGCTGGTCGACCTGTCGAAGGATAAATATCCCCGTTACCGCAACAATGACAAGAGCAATGCCGCGACTGCGTTTAATATTATTGCGCTGCTGAATGCCGCCCGGGCGCTGGAAAAACATGATAAGGGCCTCGCCGATGAAGCTGTTGCCACCGCGGCCAGGAACTGGGAATACCTGAATAAAAAAAGTTTTGCGACCTCGTTTGATATGGGTTGCTATATTTATGCCTCGCTTGAAATGTATGGGTATTTTGACGATGAAAAATATGTCGCAAAAATCAAAGATACCGCGAAAAAAATGTTGAAGCTGCAGTTCAATAATTATGCGGAAGTGGAGGATAATATCTGCGGCGACTTCTATTTTGACAGGAGGACAAAAGATTTCCATTTCCAATATAAAATGGTCAATTATAATCTTGGAATTTATATGGCCCTTATTGAACTATGCAAGTATCTTGATATAGGAGATCCGCTTTGGTGGGATGTTTATTATGCCGCAAAAGTGTTTACGGAAAATTATCTGCTGCCGATGGCCGCAAAAACCCCTTACGGGCAGATGGCAATGGGAATTGAAAAGGAATCGGACGGGAAATGGCACGTTTATTATTTTGCGGGGGATATCGATTCGGCGAGGAGAGCCGCTGCGCAGACGCACGGCCTTAATTGCGACCATTTCGGATACGGTTTGATTGCCATGAAGTGGGGGCAGTATTCGAATGATGTAAGGTTTGAGGTCTTTGCGGATGACCAGTTTCAGTGGGTCTTCGGGCAAAACCCTCTGGGAATCTGCCAGATTTCCGGTGTCGGAGGGAAACAGCCTGTTGTAATGAGCGCGTTTAAAGGCAAGGGCCCTATTACCGGGGGAATACCTAACGGTATTATGGATGCAACAGGTAAACAGCCTGAGTGGTGGGGAGAAGCGGCTTCAAGCGGGGAGTACTGGCTTCCTCACAATTCTTATTGCCTTGCCCTTATGCCTGTTCTGGAACTGGATGCTGAGATAAGCGGTGTGATATCGAACAACAAAAAACCGGTAAAGGAAGCCGTAATACAGGTTTATTGCGACAGGAAAAAAATTACGGAATTAAAAACCGATGAGAGCGGCGTGTTTGGTCCGGTGATTTTGCAGCCTCAGAAAAAATATATTTTCAAAGTATATGCCGAAGGGAAAAACTTTGAAAAGGAAATAGATCTTATTTCAGGCGACAGAGAGCATCTGGCTATTGATATATCCAGGTTTATCGAAATTGAACTTGAACTGCCCGCGGAAATTATCGAAGGCAAAGAAACCGAAGCTGTTGCCAGAGTCCGCAATAAAGGGGTTTTGGACCAGGAAGTCAGGGCAAATCTTTTTGTGGAAGGAGCGGTGCTCGAGGGAGAAAAGAACAACACGCTTAACATCAGGGCGGGTTCGGAGGAAATATTAAATTATAAAATAAAGCCTTCGGGCAGGAAGCCCCTGCTTTTAAGGCTCCAGGATATGGATGATGTTAATACATATGGCGAACAGCTCAGGATACCGTTAATCGACAGCAAAGGAGAAAAATGA
- a CDS encoding GDYXXLXY domain-containing protein, translating to MKKIWIITVIVIIFQCGSVYTMAFNKLSIKKHGTPIKVRVEPVDPRSLFRGDYVILRYPFSSIKPEDVGLKKFETHNLKSIFIVLKKKGDMWEYDRASVSRPEISHEEVFLKGAVVSDVFGHSGSLSVKYGIESYFVPEGEGRELEKSRERKNLDAEIYVDSKGCSLLSGLFVKGGKVNFGK from the coding sequence CAGTTATAGTTATAATTTTCCAGTGCGGTTCGGTTTATACAATGGCTTTTAACAAGCTCTCCATAAAAAAGCACGGCACCCCGATAAAAGTCAGGGTTGAGCCTGTAGACCCGCGCAGCCTTTTCAGGGGAGATTATGTTATATTGCGGTATCCTTTCTCGAGCATAAAACCCGAAGATGTCGGCTTGAAAAAATTTGAAACGCATAATTTAAAGAGTATTTTTATCGTCCTGAAAAAGAAGGGGGACATGTGGGAGTATGACAGGGCATCGGTAAGCAGGCCTGAAATTTCTCATGAGGAAGTGTTTTTAAAAGGCGCGGTTGTTTCCGATGTTTTCGGGCACAGCGGCAGCTTGAGTGTAAAATACGGCATAGAAAGTTATTTTGTTCCCGAAGGCGAAGGCAGAGAACTGGAGAAATCCCGTGAGAGGAAAAACCTGGATGCGGAAATATACGTGGATTCAAAAGGATGTTCGCTCCTGAGCGGGCTTTTTGTGAAAGGTGGGAAAGTAAACTTTGGTAAATGA